Proteins encoded together in one Triticum dicoccoides isolate Atlit2015 ecotype Zavitan chromosome 7B, WEW_v2.0, whole genome shotgun sequence window:
- the LOC119341500 gene encoding tRNA N(3)-methylcytidine methyltransferase METTL6-like isoform X2, whose protein sequence is MWKPTLPSPTTCPLSPRPPPRRSHRHRRPGEASTAATPPASSSRRYLLKEFPELLNSKGCAKVLEVGCGNGSTVVPILRCSPSITVYACDCSEDTLEKANEIVCNTQGVDAKDRFHPFLLDVSKEKLPGWLFCKYCQSSNGKVVELSLDSSHLHTRGKNPISLKEDECCVRGIDFITMIFTLSAIPFNTIPATLERCVSVLKPGGLVLFRDYGVYDMTMLRFLPHQRVGFREYMRSDGTYSYFFSLDTVRELFHAAGLLELELEYCCVRSVNRKNGKNMQRVWVHGKFKKPTSQ, encoded by the exons AGCCACCGTCATCGGAGGCCTGGAGAAGCTTCCACCGCCGCCACGCCTCCGGCAAGTTCTTCAAG AAGGTATTTGCTGAAGGAATTTCCTGAACTGCTTAACAGCAAAGGATGTGCAAAGGTTTTAGAGGTGGGGTGTGGGAATGGAAGCACTGTTGTCCCCATTCTACG ATGTAGTCCAAGCATCACTGTCTATGCTTGTGACTGTAGTGAAGACACTCTAGAGAAAGCAAATGAGATTGTGTGTAATACACAGGGAGTTGATGCCAAGGATAGGTTCCACCCTTTTTTGTTGGATGTTTCTAAAGAAAAACTTCCAGGTTGGTTGTTCTGCAAATATTGTCAAAGTTCAAACGGAAAGGTTGTCGAGCTCTCACTAG ATTCAAGTCATCTTCATACAAGGGGAAAAAACCCAATCTCACtgaaagaagatgagtgttgtgttCGTGGCATAGATTTTATTACCATG ATATTTACGTTGTCAGCCATACCCTTCAACACAATTCCAGCTACTCTAGAGCGTTGCGTGTCTGTTCTGAAACCAGGTGGCCTTGTTTTGTTCAGGGATTATG GCGTTTATGACATGACAATGCTTCGATTCTTGCCTCACCAAAGAGTGGGATTTCGGGAATATATGCGTTCTGATGGCACCTATTCATATTTCTTCTCATTAGACACTGTAAGAGAACTCTTTCATGCTGCTGGACTACTAGAG TTGGAGCTGGAATACTGCTGTGTCAGATCAGTGAATAGAAAGAATGGCAAGAACATGCAAAGGGTATGGGTGCATGGCAAATTTAAAAAACCCACAAGTCAATGA